A DNA window from Fragaria vesca subsp. vesca linkage group LG3, FraVesHawaii_1.0, whole genome shotgun sequence contains the following coding sequences:
- the LOC101294830 gene encoding reticuline oxidase-like protein-like produces MAALDSIQDTFLQCLSNLTQSPSPSISSVTYFPTDPSYTPILHSYIRNLRFTTPKTPTPSFIVTPTHVSHIQASILCSKIHNLQVRIRSGGHDYDGLSYISDVPFIIIDMFNLRSITVNIEEESAWVESGATLGEVYYRIAEQSKIHGYPAGVCPTVGVGGHLSGGGYGNMMRKHGLSVDNILDAQIVDVNGRLLDRESMGEDLFWAIRGGGGASFGVIVSWKIKLVQVPEVVTVFRVERTLEQGATDIVHQWQHVGNTIDDDLFIRVVVMPVNRKTQRTVKAKFVALYLGNAEKLEALMGERFPRLGLKHEDYVEIGWIESVLYWSNYPIGTSADVLLERIPQSEKFLKKKSDYIQEPMSKASLEGLWNKMRELKKPVLTFNPYGGKMSKISELDTPFPHRAGNVYKIQYSVNWKEEGSEAEDKHLDLIRRLYKYMAPYVSKSPRCSYLNYRDVDLGTNGNGNVSYSEASVWGTNYFKGNFERLVQVKTAVDPGNFFRYEQSIPPLTSWNGKMVE; encoded by the coding sequence ATGGCAGCTTTAGATTCAATCCAAGACACCTTCCTCCAATGCCTCTCCAATCTTACCCAATCCCCATCTCCATCAATCTCATCAGTCACCTATTTCCCCACCGACCCTTCATACACACCAATCTTACATTCATACATAAGAAACCTTAGATTCACAACCCCCAAAACCCCAACACCCTCATTCATTGTCACTCCAACACATGTCTCTCACATCCAAGCCTCAATCCTCTGCTCCAAAATCCATAACCTTCAAGTCAGAATCCGCAGTGGTGGCCATGACTATGATGGCCTCTCTTACATCTCAGATGTTCCATTCATTATTATTGATATGTTCAATCTTCGATCCATAACAGTTAACATTGAAGAAGAAAGTGCTTGGGTCGAGTCTGGAGCAACACTAGGTGAAGTTTATTACAGAATAGCTGAGCAGAGCAAAATCCATGGCTACCCAGCTGGGGTTTGTCCTACTGTGGGAGTTGGAGGACACTTAAGTGGAGGTGGGTATGGAAATATGATGAGGAAACATGGGTTATCAGTTGATAACATTCTTGATGCTCAAATAGTTGATGTTAATGGAAGGCTTTTGGATAGAGAGTCAATGGGGGAAGACCTCTTTTGGGCTATTAGAGGTGGAGGTGGAGCTAGTTTTGGTGTCATTGTTTCGTGGAAGATCAAATTGGTTCAAGTCCCAGAAGTTGTCACAGTTTTTAGAGTTGAGAGGACTTTGGAGCAAGGCGCCACCGACATTGTTCATCAATGGCAGCATGTAGGGAATACAATAGATGATGATCTTTTCATTAGGGTGGTTGTGATGCCGGTGAATAGGAAAACACAGAGGACTGTGAAAGCTAAATTTGTTGCTTTGTATTTAGGAAATGCAGAAAAGCTTGAAGCTTTGATGGGTGAGAGGTTTCCCCGATTGGGTTTGAAGCATGAGGACTATGTCGAAATCGGTTGGATCGAATCGGTCCTGTATTGGTCTAACTATCCAATTGGAACCTCTGCAGATGTGCTGCTTGAAAGAATACCACAGTCAGAAAAGTTCTTGAAGAAGAAATCTGACTACATCCAAGAACCAATGTCAAAGGCTAGTCTTGAAGGGCTGTGGAACAAGATGAGGGAGCTGAAAAAGCCAGTACTAACATTCAATCCTTATGGTGGGAAAATGAGCAAAATTTCGGAGCTTGACACCCCATTCCCACATAGAGCAGGAAATGTGTACAAAATCCAGTACTCAGTGAATTGGAAAGAGGAAGGTTCAGAGGCTGAAGATAAACATCTTGATTTGATAAGGAGGCTTTACAAGTATATGGCACCTTATGTGTCAAAGTCACCAAGGTGTTCATATCTAAATTACAGAGATGTTGATTTGGGGACTAATGGAAACGGCAATGTGAGCTACTCAGAAGCTAGTGTTTGGGGGACAAACTACTTTAAGGGAAACTTTGAGAGGTTGGTACAAGTGAAGACTGCTGTTGATCCAGGAAACTTTTTCAGGTATGAACAAAGTATCCCACCTCTTACTTCTTGGAATGGCAAAATGGTGGAGTGA